Proteins encoded by one window of Juglans regia cultivar Chandler chromosome 15, Walnut 2.0, whole genome shotgun sequence:
- the LOC109008248 gene encoding wall-associated receptor kinase 2-like yields the protein MALHGFPKFLPNACPLKLQHLSIRSVTSANKIDETFPPSRERGGTCFPKMMLLHVINMTWVVGVILILEMAASATILAAVAAPLAKLNCSDQCGDVKIPFPFGTSEGCYLDHNYFINCTYDSSSKTTRPMYGDFVVQNISLEGQFELIFRYPVYECFNESGTLANHSRFLVNFSSSFSYTHNVFVAIGCDTIAYLNGTKNNGNFSTGCLSVCENTKDVVNGSCSGIGCCQGEIPKGLTESSLAIQSFSKHKGVWKSNPCSYAFIVKRDAFHFSTEYLIPNVSNMTFPVVVDWGIRYEKCKNASAKSDFLCGKNSSCNDSWYGYHCRCNPGYGGNPYLPNGCQDIDECALENNCKHPKHCKNIDGSYKCSCPKGKRGDGRKDGTGCFVNPPLIGVGIGTTILVLLVGSIGVYWVIQTRKISKLRQLCFKINGGPMLLEQLSNQQGSMEPVRIFSEEELEKATNNYDNSRKLGQGGDGTVYRGVLTDNKVVAIKKSKTGDKNQIKHFINEMIELTKINHKNVVKLLGCCLETEVPLLVYEFIRDWTLSDHIHDKDKSSLLSWEKRLKIATEAAGALAYLHDLETSIIHKDVKSANLLLDENHTTKVADFGASRLVPLDHTRLEQGTFGYLDPEYLRSGQLTEKSDVYSFGVVLAELLTGEEVISLERAEKDKNLATYFVSALEDDRLPEIIECHIKNEGDVEELNEVSYIAKRCLSINGKKRPTMKDVAMELEGLRSKKKHSNEMADLLREETKSYLNPDAGIANSSTSTTIESIMQFLPTCCSMIPLF from the exons ATGGCTCTACATGGATTTCCTAAGTTCCTTCCAAATGCATGCCCATTAAAACTTCAGCATCTATCTATCCGGAGCGTTACTTCTGCGAACAAAATAGACGAAACCTTTCCTCCtagcagagagagagggggtaCGTGTTTTCCAAAGATGATGCTCTTGCATGTGATCAACATGACATGGGTCGTTGGTgtcatattaatattagaaatgGCAGCTTCTGCAACAATTCTAGCAGCAGTAGCAGCTCCATTAGCAAAGCTTAACTGCAGCGACCAGTGTGGAGATGTTAAAATTCCATTTCCATTTGGCACTTCTGAAGGCTGTTATCTTGATCATAATTACTTCATCAACTGCACATACGATTCCTCCAGCAAAACCACCCGGCCAATGTATGGAGATTTCGTTGTTCAGAACATTTCCCTCGAAGGTCAATTTGAGTTAATCTTTAGGTACCCTGTCTATGAATGTTTCAACGAGTCGGGTACCCTTGCGAATCATAGTCGTTTCCTTGTAAATTTCTCCAGTTCATTTTCTTACACCCACAACGTGTTCGTGGCCATTGGTTGTGACACTATTGCTTACCTTAATGGTACCAAGAACAATGGAAACTTCTCCACGGGATGCCTCTCTGTTTGTGAAAACACTAAAGATGTGGTCAATGGGTCTTGTTCTGGAATTGGGTGTTGCCAGGGAGAGATTCCAAAAGGATTGACGGAATCTAGTTTAGCAATACAGAGCTTTTCTAAGCACAAAGGAGTATGGAAGTCCAATCCTTGCAGCTATGCTTTCATTGTTAAAAGAGATGCGTTCCATTTCTCCACCGAATATCTTATTCCAAACGTGTCCAATATGACATTTCCTGTGGTCGTTGATTGGGGGATTAGATATGAAAAGTGTAAAAATGCTAGCGCAAAGTCAGACTTCCTATGCGGAAAGAACAGCTCATGTAATGACTCCTGGTATGGATACCATTGCAGATGCAATCCCGGTTATGGTGGAAACCCATACCTCCCTAATGGTTGCCAAG atATTGACGAGTGCGCACTCGAGAATAATTGCAAACATCCAAAACACTGTAAAAACATAGACGGGAGTTATAAATGTTCTTGCCCCAAAGGGAAACGAGGGGACGGAAGAAAGGATGGAACCGGTTGTTTTGTGAATCCCCCACTGATTGGTGTTG GTATCGGCACAACCATCTTAGTGCTACTAGTTGGAAGCATTGGGGTATATTGGGTaatacaaacaagaaaaatcagTAAGCTTAGACAGTTGTGCTTCAAAATTAATGGTGGCCCAATGTTACTTGAACAACTCTCTAATCAGCAAGGATCGATGGAACCAGTTAGAATCTTCAGTGAAGAAGAACTTGAGAAGGCCACTAATAATTATGACAATAGTAGAAAGCTTGGCCAAGGAGGCGATGGAACGGTTTATCGAGGAGTATTAACAGATAATAAAGTGGTTGCTATTAAAAAGTCCAAAACTGGTGATAAAAACCAGATTAAacacttcataaatgaaatgattgaGCTTACTAAAATAAACCACAAGAATGTGGTTAAACTATTGGGTTGTTGTTTGGAAACAGAAGTGCCCTTGCTCGTTTATGAATTCATCAGAGATTGGACACTTTCTGACCATATCCATGATAAAGACAAGTCATCTTTGCTCTCATGGGAAAAGCGTTTGAAGATAGCAACAGAAGCTGCAGGAGCCCTTGCATACCTACATGATTTGGAAACTTCCATTATTCACAAAGATGTGAAATCTGCAAATTTACTTTTAGATGAGAATCATACAACAAAAGTTGCTGACTTTGGAGCTTCAAGACTAGTTCCTCTTGATCACACGCGATTAGAGCAAGGAACATTTGGGTACTTGGACCCTGAATACTTACGCAGTGGCCAATTAACAGAAAAAAGTGATGTCTATAGCTTTGGTGTTGTTTTGGCAGAGTTACTAACGGGTGAGGAGGTAATTTCTTTGGAAAGGgcagaaaaagataaaaatctaGCAACATACTTTGTTTCTGCTCTTGAAGATGATCGCCTACCAGAAATTATCGAGTGCCACATTAAAAATGAGGGCGATGTTGAAGAGCTAAACGAAGTTTCATATATTGCAAAAAGGTGCTTAAGcataaatggaaagaaaaggcCTACTATGAAGGATGTGGCAATGGAGCTAGAGGGATTAAGAAGTAAGAAAAAGCATTCAAATGAGATGGCCGATCTCTTGAGGGAAGAAACCAAGAGCTATTTGAATCCTGATGCTGGCATTGCCAATTCTTCGACCAGTACCACCATTGAGAGCATTATGCAATTTCTACCCACCTGTTGCTCCATGATTCCTTTATTCTGA